A genomic window from Streptococcus sanguinis includes:
- a CDS encoding methyltransferase domain-containing protein, which translates to MTANLQAYKAHLQAPWGKLQYDIVFAFLESLKGQKILDFGSGFGIVADFLAEKNQVTAVEPSSEMIAERKQDFSYEQLQGSLEVLQKLPDQSFDVIICHNVLEYVSDPALYLTEFSRLLKKNGKISLVKHHEVGRIMHTVVFENDPEKAQQLLKGQEYQTHSMGAAKVYQVQEVISGLPLEVEDYQGVRIFYGLQANDYKTASDWAEKMLEMELAVCNQSPYRDIAAFQHVWLAKA; encoded by the coding sequence ATGACAGCTAATCTACAAGCCTACAAGGCTCATCTGCAAGCGCCTTGGGGCAAACTTCAATATGATATTGTTTTTGCCTTTCTAGAGTCGCTGAAGGGCCAGAAAATTCTTGATTTCGGCAGTGGTTTTGGAATTGTGGCTGATTTTCTAGCGGAAAAAAACCAAGTGACCGCTGTTGAGCCGAGTTCAGAAATGATTGCTGAGCGCAAGCAGGACTTTTCCTATGAGCAATTGCAAGGCAGCCTAGAGGTTCTGCAAAAATTGCCAGACCAGTCTTTTGATGTCATCATCTGCCATAATGTTTTAGAGTATGTATCTGACCCTGCTCTCTATTTGACAGAATTTTCCCGCCTCTTAAAAAAGAACGGCAAAATTTCTCTGGTTAAGCATCACGAGGTTGGGCGCATTATGCATACGGTGGTTTTTGAAAATGACCCAGAAAAGGCCCAGCAGCTTTTGAAAGGTCAGGAATATCAAACCCACAGCATGGGAGCTGCTAAGGTCTATCAGGTTCAGGAAGTGATTTCAGGTCTGCCTTTAGAAGTTGAAGATTATCAGGGAGTTCGGATTTTTTATGGCTTGCAGGCCAATGACTACAAAACTGCCTCTGACTGGGCTGAAAAGATGCTTGAGATGGAGCTGGCTGTCTGCAACCAATCACCTTATCGAGACATCGCTGCCTTTCAGCATGTTTGGCTAGCCAAGGCTTAG
- a CDS encoding SDR family oxidoreductase, whose product MKTIIITGASGGLAQEMVKLLPYDRLILVGRSKAKLEKLYGEKENLDLVELDITDSSALERFAERIDSQYGRVDVLVNNAGYGIFEEFDKISSSDIEAMFEVNTFALMNLSRIFGARMKQSGQGHIVNIVSMAGLIASSKSSLYSATKFAAIGFSNALRLELLPFGVYVTTVNPGPIKTSFFDQADPDGSYVKAVDKYILEPDFVASKIISSFGKKKREINLPGILNLAHKLYTLFPKIADKMAANMFNYK is encoded by the coding sequence ATGAAAACCATCATCATCACAGGGGCCAGCGGTGGACTGGCCCAGGAAATGGTTAAGCTCTTGCCCTATGACCGACTGATTTTGGTCGGACGGAGCAAGGCTAAGCTGGAAAAACTATATGGAGAAAAAGAAAATCTTGACCTAGTGGAGCTGGATATCACAGACAGCTCAGCTTTGGAAAGATTTGCTGAGCGGATTGACAGCCAGTACGGTCGTGTTGATGTCCTAGTCAATAACGCTGGCTATGGGATTTTTGAAGAATTTGACAAAATCAGCTCCAGCGATATTGAGGCCATGTTTGAAGTCAATACCTTTGCCCTGATGAATTTGTCCCGTATCTTTGGAGCTCGCATGAAGCAGTCAGGTCAAGGACATATCGTCAATATCGTTAGTATGGCTGGCCTCATTGCCAGTAGCAAGTCTAGTCTTTACTCAGCGACCAAGTTTGCAGCTATTGGTTTTTCCAATGCCCTGCGTTTGGAACTCCTGCCTTTTGGGGTTTATGTCACGACGGTGAACCCAGGTCCTATCAAAACTTCTTTTTTCGATCAAGCAGATCCTGACGGTTCCTATGTAAAAGCAGTGGACAAGTACATCCTTGAACCTGACTTTGTAGCGAGCAAAATTATCAGCTCCTTTGGCAAAAAGAAGCGGGAAATTAATCTACCAGGGATTCTCAATCTAGCCCACAAGCTTTATACCCTTTTTCCAAAAATTGCCGACAAGATGGCAGCCAATATGTTTAACTATAAGTGA
- the miaA gene encoding tRNA (adenosine(37)-N6)-dimethylallyltransferase MiaA, whose product MKTKIIVIVGPTAVGKTALSIEVAKRFNGQIISGDSQQVYRGLDIGTAKIRPEEQEGIPHHLLDVREVGESYSAYDFVTEAAQAIREIESQGQLPIICGGTGLYIQSLLEGYHLGGSVPNEEILAYRAQLDSWSDEALFGKIAELGIEIPQLNRRRAMRALEIAHLGGALENSQPDYEALLICLDDERQKLYERINQRVDLMMEAGLLEEARWLYEQAPTSQASKGIGYKELFPYFEGQMILDDAVDKLKQNTRRFAKRQLTWFRNRMSVTFYQVGNPAYKNQVMEDIRKFLDK is encoded by the coding sequence ATGAAAACCAAGATAATTGTGATAGTGGGGCCTACGGCGGTCGGAAAAACGGCTCTGAGTATCGAGGTGGCCAAGCGCTTCAATGGCCAAATCATCAGCGGTGACAGCCAGCAGGTCTATCGTGGCTTAGATATTGGCACGGCTAAGATTCGTCCGGAGGAGCAAGAGGGCATTCCCCATCATCTGCTGGATGTGCGGGAGGTTGGAGAGAGCTACTCGGCCTATGATTTTGTGACTGAGGCGGCTCAGGCTATTCGTGAGATTGAGTCTCAAGGTCAGCTTCCCATCATTTGCGGTGGCACAGGGCTCTATATCCAGAGCTTGCTCGAGGGCTACCATCTGGGCGGCTCTGTCCCTAACGAGGAGATTCTAGCCTATCGGGCGCAGCTGGATAGTTGGTCGGATGAGGCTTTGTTTGGGAAAATAGCAGAGCTGGGTATCGAGATTCCCCAGCTGAATCGACGCAGGGCTATGAGGGCGCTGGAGATTGCTCATCTGGGGGGGGCGCTAGAAAACAGTCAGCCAGATTATGAAGCCCTGCTGATTTGCCTAGATGATGAGCGACAAAAACTTTATGAGCGAATCAATCAGCGGGTAGATCTGATGATGGAAGCCGGGCTTTTAGAAGAAGCACGTTGGCTTTATGAACAGGCTCCGACCAGTCAAGCTAGTAAGGGTATCGGCTACAAGGAACTTTTCCCCTACTTTGAAGGTCAGATGATCCTAGATGATGCTGTGGACAAGCTCAAGCAGAATACCCGACGTTTTGCCAAGCGCCAGCTGACTTGGTTTCGCAACCGTATGTCTGTAACCTTTTATCAGGTGGGAAATCCAGCCTATAAAAATCAGGTCATGGAAGACATCAGAAAGTTTTTGGACAAGTAA
- a CDS encoding cystathionine beta-lyase — MLKPFQAGLPRKINGNWKNFMTDYIDLALKYGGFTSLDKVYLGQVLVGLTEEQKFSYITPPPSVINAYFAELYQKKSPEAATAYFLEISQALDLWNPNPSFLENKPFVRLNLSGKSYGFCYESEKVGLVFPEKPEPVTTDLLFEIAQIFPQYLVYEEAESIKMVPLKDESQVVDSQALTALTDWQQLADGSQRVLGYNQDEVSQLAQSYAGRKYYHSQNRSAMIYII, encoded by the coding sequence ATGTTGAAACCATTTCAGGCTGGATTGCCGAGAAAAATAAATGGAAACTGGAAGAATTTTATGACTGATTATATTGACTTGGCCTTGAAATATGGCGGTTTTACGAGCCTAGACAAAGTCTACTTAGGTCAAGTATTGGTTGGCCTGACAGAAGAGCAGAAGTTTAGCTACATCACACCGCCGCCCAGCGTTATCAATGCCTACTTTGCTGAGCTTTATCAGAAGAAAAGTCCTGAAGCCGCGACAGCCTATTTTTTAGAAATCAGTCAGGCGCTGGACTTGTGGAATCCGAATCCAAGTTTTTTAGAAAATAAGCCTTTTGTACGCCTTAATCTTTCTGGCAAGTCCTATGGATTTTGCTATGAGAGCGAGAAAGTCGGCTTGGTCTTCCCTGAAAAGCCAGAGCCGGTAACAACTGACTTGCTCTTTGAAATCGCTCAAATCTTTCCCCAGTACTTGGTCTACGAAGAAGCTGAGAGCATAAAAATGGTACCTCTCAAAGATGAGTCTCAAGTCGTGGACAGTCAGGCGCTGACTGCTTTGACCGATTGGCAGCAGCTGGCGGATGGCAGCCAGAGGGTTCTGGGCTACAATCAAGATGAAGTCAGTCAGCTGGCTCAGTCCTATGCTGGCAGAAAATACTATCACTCGCAGAATCGCTCTGCCATGATTTATATCATTTAG
- a CDS encoding ribonuclease Z: MQLQFLGTGAGQPSKARNVSSLVLKLLEEINEVWMFDCGEGTQHQILETTIKPRKISKIFITHLHGDHIFGLPGFLSSRSFQANEEQTDLEIYGPKGIKNFVLSSLRVSGSRLPYRIDFHEFDENSLGKILETDKFTVYADKLDHTIFCVGYRVMQKDLEGTLDADKLRAAGVPFGPLFGKVKNGQDIVLEDGTKIIAADYISAPRPGKTITILGDTRKTASSVRLAVAADVLVHEATYGKGDEKLARNHGHSTNMQAAEVAKEAGAKSLLLNHISARFLAKDISQMRRDASSVFEQVHVVKDLEEVEI; the protein is encoded by the coding sequence ATGCAATTACAATTTTTAGGAACCGGAGCCGGTCAGCCCTCCAAGGCCCGCAATGTATCCAGCCTTGTCCTCAAGCTTTTGGAGGAAATCAATGAGGTCTGGATGTTTGACTGCGGTGAAGGAACCCAGCATCAGATTTTGGAGACGACGATTAAACCGCGCAAAATCAGCAAGATTTTCATCACGCATCTGCATGGCGACCATATTTTTGGCTTGCCGGGCTTTTTATCCAGTCGTTCTTTTCAGGCAAATGAAGAGCAGACGGACCTAGAAATTTATGGTCCTAAAGGTATTAAGAACTTTGTCCTGTCTAGCCTGCGTGTGTCTGGTTCTCGTTTGCCTTATCGGATTGATTTTCATGAGTTTGATGAAAACAGTCTGGGTAAGATTTTAGAAACGGATAAGTTCACTGTTTATGCGGATAAGCTGGATCACACGATTTTCTGTGTGGGTTATCGGGTCATGCAGAAAGATTTGGAAGGAACGCTGGATGCAGATAAGCTGCGGGCAGCAGGTGTTCCCTTTGGTCCCCTCTTTGGTAAAGTTAAGAACGGTCAGGATATCGTCCTAGAAGATGGGACCAAAATCATTGCAGCCGACTATATCTCAGCCCCTCGTCCGGGCAAGACCATTACTATTCTGGGTGATACTAGGAAGACTGCTTCCAGCGTCCGTCTGGCAGTGGCAGCAGATGTGCTGGTCCATGAAGCGACCTATGGCAAGGGAGACGAAAAACTGGCCCGTAACCACGGTCATTCGACCAATATGCAGGCTGCAGAAGTAGCCAAGGAAGCAGGTGCCAAGAGCCTCCTCCTCAATCATATCAGTGCTCGTTTTCTAGCCAAGGACATTAGCCAAATGCGCCGCGATGCAAGTAGCGTCTTTGAACAGGTTCATGTCGTCAAGGACTTGGAAGAGGTGGAGATATGA
- the hflX gene encoding GTPase HflX: MIETEKKTERVFLVGVELADTENFDLSMEELQSLAKTAGAEVVGSYSQKREKYDSKTFVGSGKLEEIRQMVDAEEISTVIVNNRLTPRQNVNLEESLGVKVIDRMQLILDIFAMRARSHEGKLQVHLAQLKYLLPRLVGQGIMLSRQAGGIGSRGSGESQLELNRRSVRNQIHDIERQLKAVEKNRATVREKRLESSIFKIGLIGYTNAGKSTIMNCLTSKSQYEADELFATLDATTKNINLSGQLNVTLTDTVGFIQDLPTELVSSFKSTLEESKNVDLLVHVIDASDPHHEEHEKTVLDIMKELDMLDIPRLTLYNKADKAEDFTPTLTPYSLISAKADNSRALLQQVLLERMKELFLPFTIKVAPDKAYKIHDLEKVAIIGNREYKDDVETISGWIAEKNKWKLEEFYD; encoded by the coding sequence ATGATAGAAACAGAGAAAAAAACAGAGCGTGTCTTTTTGGTCGGTGTGGAGCTGGCAGATACGGAGAATTTTGACCTATCCATGGAGGAGCTGCAAAGTCTGGCTAAGACAGCAGGGGCTGAGGTAGTCGGATCCTATAGTCAGAAGCGGGAAAAGTATGACAGCAAGACCTTTGTCGGTTCTGGTAAGTTAGAAGAAATCCGGCAGATGGTTGATGCCGAAGAGATTTCGACCGTTATTGTCAATAACCGCTTGACACCTCGCCAAAATGTCAATCTGGAGGAAAGCTTGGGTGTCAAGGTTATTGATCGTATGCAGCTGATTTTGGATATTTTTGCCATGAGAGCTAGGAGTCACGAGGGCAAGTTGCAGGTACATCTGGCCCAGCTCAAGTACCTCTTGCCTCGCTTGGTCGGCCAGGGCATTATGCTCAGCCGTCAGGCCGGTGGCATTGGCTCCCGCGGGTCTGGTGAAAGCCAGCTGGAGCTCAATCGACGCAGTGTCCGCAATCAGATTCATGATATTGAGCGTCAGCTCAAGGCAGTGGAGAAAAATCGGGCTACCGTTCGTGAAAAGCGACTGGAATCCAGTATTTTCAAAATTGGTCTCATCGGCTATACCAATGCTGGCAAGTCGACTATTATGAACTGCTTGACTAGTAAGAGCCAGTATGAGGCAGACGAACTCTTTGCGACGCTAGATGCCACGACCAAGAACATCAATCTCAGTGGTCAGCTCAATGTCACTCTGACAGACACGGTTGGCTTCATTCAGGATTTGCCGACGGAGCTGGTGTCAAGCTTTAAGTCTACTCTAGAGGAGAGTAAAAATGTCGATTTGCTGGTCCATGTTATTGACGCTAGCGACCCTCATCATGAGGAACATGAAAAGACCGTCCTCGACATTATGAAAGAGCTTGACATGCTGGATATTCCCCGGCTGACTCTCTATAACAAAGCAGACAAGGCAGAGGATTTTACTCCGACCCTGACTCCTTATTCTTTGATTTCGGCTAAGGCGGACAATAGCAGAGCTCTTTTGCAGCAAGTCCTGCTGGAGCGGATGAAAGAGCTCTTTTTGCCTTTTACCATCAAGGTAGCGCCGGATAAAGCTTACAAGATTCATGATTTAGAGAAAGTCGCAATTATCGGAAATCGAGAATACAAAGACGATGTTGAAACCATTTCAGGCTGGATTGCCGAGAAAAATAAATGGAAACTGGAAGAATTTTATGACTGA